The Heliorestis convoluta genome includes the window GCTCATAAGGAGCGATGCCAGCGAGCTTGGCCAGTTTACCGCTGTTGGAGAAGCGGTTGATATCGCCGATGGAAGCGATCAAGGTGGCCGCCAAGACGGTATCAATGCCTGGAATGCTCTTTAATGGGTAATCGCTCTGTCCTACCAGCACTTCTAGCTTGCTTTCTAAGTCTTTTACTGTTCCAATCAAGTTCTCCATGTTCTCTAGATGCGTTTTAATCAGCATGTTTCTTTCTTCTTGGTAGCCCGTGTCCATCCAACCGTTTTTCTCGACTGCTTTAAGAATTTTTGCGGACAAGTCTTTGGGAGCGGAGCGGTTAAACTCTTTAAGATACTTTTGTAGCGACTCTTGGCTTACGCCTTGGAGCAGATCCGGTGAAGGGTATTTTATAAAAAAGCCTCTTGCCGTTCTGCTCTCAAAGTCTTTGAAGAAGTCTGTGTAGTTGGCATAATGATGAATCAGCATGTTATGTATGCTATTTTTCAGTGATGTGATCATCTGAATATAGTGGTTGCGACTCGTTAGAGTTTGTCGAACAGCCATGTAGAAGTCCACTGGGTTGGCGGTAGGCATGGAATCAAGTTCGTTGATTAAGTTTTTGCAGATCAGATGGGCATCGTTTTTGTCTGTTTTGCTCTTGTTGATACCAGCGTTTCTTCTCTTTTTCGTCCAGGCGGAGTTTACTTCTTTCACCTGTTGATTCTGATCAATCAGGAACTTCGCTAGGGAACGACCGTAAAAATTTACATCTTCCAGACCAAAGATGACGGCTTTGTCTTTGCTGGCTTTTAGCACGTTCTCTAGAAACTTTGGAAAGTAATTGGGTGAATTTTTGATAGTGAAGGTTTTGATGGGTTCTCCAAAACAATTGCAAAGTATGGCTACATGATTCATTTTGTGTAGGTCTATGCCCACAAAGTTGTATTGAGTGCGATCCATGCTGGTCATGTAATTACCTCCATCATTTCTATAGTTAGGGTGAAAGACAGGAAAAGCGACAACGTCAGTTTTAGCCTTGACCATCTACTTGACAGTTGGCATTGATAGGTAAAGTCTTTTTTCTCCTGCTTTCCAAAAATGCGGCGAATAGAAATCACCTTTTCATTAAAAGAAAACATGATTCCTCTGGCAAACTCCTTTTTGTGGTTCCTGTAACCATTGGATTCCTGTTCACTGAAGGCACGTAACCTTATGAATCTCAAAAAGACTCTTGGCAGAAGAATCATATATAGATAGCTCTGCTATAAAGAAGGTAATAATGATACAACGTCAGTTAAGCGTAAATCTTCACTCTGTCAAAGAGCGGTTGTAAGATTCGCAATGATGCGTAAGTATTTCACTATTACCGGTGAAAAGAAGCTATCTCTTAGACCTTGGGAATAGACAAAACAAAAACGACTGCCGCGCTGGCACTTTATTTCTC containing:
- a CDS encoding IS110 family transposase, with the translated sequence MTSMDRTQYNFVGIDLHKMNHVAILCNCFGEPIKTFTIKNSPNYFPKFLENVLKASKDKAVIFGLEDVNFYGRSLAKFLIDQNQQVKEVNSAWTKKRRNAGINKSKTDKNDAHLICKNLINELDSMPTANPVDFYMAVRQTLTSRNHYIQMITSLKNSIHNMLIHHYANYTDFFKDFESRTARGFFIKYPSPDLLQGVSQESLQKYLKEFNRSAPKDLSAKILKAVEKNGWMDTGYQEERNMLIKTHLENMENLIGTVKDLESKLEVLVGQSDYPLKSIPGIDTVLAATLIASIGDINRFSNSGKLAKLAGIAPYEHSSGQSVKKYSNKLGNRELHKAFYAMTLTHIRKEANPIMYEYYQKKIAEGRKKKQAMVCVMRRLVNIVYSVMKHKRPYEQPTRCQDEQNSA